Proteins co-encoded in one Malus sylvestris chromosome 7, drMalSylv7.2, whole genome shotgun sequence genomic window:
- the LOC126629246 gene encoding short-chain dehydrogenase TIC 32, chloroplastic-like: MWFFRRKGPSGFSSSSTAEEVTEGIDATGLTAIVTGASSGIGTETARVLALRGAHVVMAVRNMAAGKDAREQIVKAIPSAKVDAMELDLSSLSSVRKFASDFNSSGLPLTS, encoded by the exons ATGTGGTTCTTCAGAAGAAAAGGGCCATCAGGGTTCTCATCATCTTCCACAGCAGAAGAAGTTACTGAAGGGATTGATGCCACTGGTCTCACCGCCATTGTTACAG GAGCATCGAGTGGTATTGGCACCGAAACCGCACGCGTTCTTGCACtgcgtggcgcccatgtggttATGGCAGTGAGGAACATGGCTGCCGGTAAAGATGCAAGAGAACAAATAGTGAAGGCAATCCCCAGTGCCAAAGTTGATGCCATGGAATTGGATCTCAGTTCGTTATCATCCGTTAGGAAATTCGCATCGGATTTCAATTCCTCTGGTCTTCCTCTAACATCTTAA
- the LOC126629226 gene encoding mitogen-activated protein kinase kinase kinase YODA-like: MRNMPSWWGKSSSKEAKKKAGKESFIDSLHRKFKFSSESRVNNRSGGSRRNCNDTISEKGCQSPIESRSPSPSKNVARCQSFAERTNAQPLPLPGLHPAHVARTNSGISISTKPRSEKGSKPLSFLPLPRPACIGSRSNHTDVDGDMVTDSVSSESSVDSDDPADSSCHRSPQATDYDNGPRTAAGSPCSVMLKDQSSTVAPVLSREPKKSANISFSNHVSPTLPKWRLLGSHVPNLQVPYNGALWSAPDSSLSSPSRSPVRAFGTEQVVNSAFWAAKTYTDVTLLGSGHCSSPGSGHNSGHNSMGGDMSGPLFWQQSRGSPEYSPVPSPRMTSPGPGSRIQSGAVTPIHPRAGGTPNETQTSWADDGKQQSHRLPLPPTITIASPFSHSNSAATSPSVPRSPGRAENPPSPGSRWKKGKLLGRGTFGHVYVGFNSENGEMCAMKEVTLFSDDAKSKESAKQLNQEIALLSRLRHPNIVQYYGSESVGDRLYIYLEYVSGGSIYKLLQDYGQFGELAIRSYTKQILSGLAYLHAKNTVHRDIKGANILVDPNGRVKLADFGMAKHITGQSCPLSFKGSPYWMAPEVIKNSSGANLAVDIWSLGCTVLEMATTKPPWSQYEGVAAMFKIGNSKELPAMPDSLLDDGKDFIRQCLQRNPLHRPTATQLLEHPFVKYAAPLERSMLSTEPSDPSSGITNGVKALGIGQGRNFSNLDSDRLAIHSSRVSKTNNHTSEIHIPRNISCPVSPIGSPLLHSRSPPHLNGRMSPSPISSPHTTSGSSTPLTGGSGAIPFIHMNQSINLQEGFGGISKPSNGLYVNGPSSYHDSCPDMFRGKQPGSHIFSELIPCENDVLGKQFVRHAHAEQYDGQSVLADRVSRQLLKDHVKMNLKLDLSPNSPLPNRTNGV, from the exons ATGAGAAATATGCCTTCATGGTGGGGGAAGTCGTCGTCCAAAGAAGCAAAGAAGAAGGCAGGAAAGGAAAGTTTCATTGACTCTTTACATCGGAAATTTAAGTTTTCTTCAGAAAGTAGAGTGAATAATAGATCAGGAGGATCTCGAAGAAATTGCAATGACACAATTTCGGAAAAAGGATGTCAATCCCCTATAGAATCAAGatctccttcaccctcaaaaaATGTTGCCAGATGTCAAAGTTTTGCTGAAAGGACTAATGCTCAGCCACTTCCACTTCCTGGTCTACATCCTGCTCATGTTGCTCGTACAAATTCTGGAATTAGTATATCAACAAAACCGAGATCAGAAAAAGGCTCTAAGCCATTATCGTTTCTACCTCTCCCGAGACCTGCGTGCATCGGTAGTAGGTCAAATCATACAGACGTAGATGGAGACATGGTCACTGATTCAGTCTCTAGTGAGAGCTCTGTTGATAGTGACGATCCAGCTGACTCATCATGCCATCGTAGCCCTCAGGCAACTGACTATGACAATGGTCCTAGAACGGCTGCTGGCAGCCCTTGCAG TGTGATGCTCAAGGATCAGTCATCCACTGTTGCTCCAGTACTCTCAAGAGAGCCAAAAAAATCAGCTAACATTTCTTTCAGTAATCACGTTTCCCCTACATTGCCTAAATGGAGACTTTTAGGCAGCCATGTGCCAAACCTACAGGTTCCTTATAATGGAGCTTTGTGGAGTGCTCCCGACAGCTCATTGTCAAGTCCTTCTAGAAGCCCAGTGAGAGCATTTGGCACTGAGCAAGTCGTGAACTCTGCTTTCTGGGCTGCAAAAACTTATACAGATGTCACTCTACTTGGATCTGGCCACTGCTCCAGTCCAGGTTCGGGTCACAATTCTGGGCATAATTCAATGGGAGGGGATATGTCTGGACCGCTGTTTTGGCAACAAAGCAGGGGTAGCCCTGAGTATTCTCCGGTACCTAGTCCCAGAATGACAAGCCCAGGGCCAGGCTCAAGAATTCAGAGTGGTGCTGTTACGCCTATTCACCCTAGAGCAGGAGGGACTCCCAATGAGACACAGACAAGCTGGGCTGATGATGGGAAACAACAAAGTCACCGTTTACCTCTTCCCCCGACAATTACAATTGCTTCCCCTTTTTCTCATTCAAATTCAGCAGCAACATCTCCTTCTGTGCCACGAAGTCCGGGAAGGGCAGAGAACCCACCAAGCCCTGGTTCACGCTGGAAAAAGGGAAAGCTGCTGGGTAGAGGGACTTTTGGACATGTTTATGTTGGTTTTAATAG TGAAAATGGTGAAATGTGTGCGATGAAGGAGGTCACATTATTTTCTGATGATGCAAAGTCAAAGGAAAGCGCTAAGCAATTAAACCAG GAAATTGCTTTATTGAGCCGTTTACGGCACCCAAATATTGTGCAATATTATGGGTCTGAATCA GTTGGTGACcgactatatatatatttggagtATGTATCTGGTGGCTCCATATATAAACTTCTCCAAGACTATGGGCAATTTGGCGAACTAGCAATTCGTAGTTATACTAAGCAAATCTTGTCGGGGCTGGCATATTTACATGCTAAAAACACTGTTCACAG GGATATTAAAGGAGCAAATATACTTGTAGACCCAAATGGACGTGTCAAGTTGGCAGACTTTGGGATGGCCAAGCAT ATCACCGGGCAGTCATGTCCGTTATCATTTAAGGGAAGCCCTTACTGGATGGCACCTGAG GTTATAAAGAACTCAAGCGGTGCCAACCTTGCTGTGGATATATGGAGTCTTGGGTGCACTGTTTTGGAAATGGCTACGACAAAACCACCTTGGAGCCAGTATGAAGGG GTTGCTGCCATGTTTAAGATTGGGAATAGCAAAGAACTTCCAGCAATGCCAGATAGCCTCTTGGATGATGGAAAGGATTTCATAAGGCAATGCTTACAGAGAAATCCACTACATCGTCCTACAGCTACCCAGCTTTTGGAGCATCCTTTTGTGAAATATGCTGCGCCTTTGGAAAGATCTATGTTGAGCACTGAGCCTTCTGATCCATcctctgggattacaaatggaGTGAAAGCACTG GGTATTGGGCAAGGAAGGAATTTCTCCAACTTGGATTCAGATAGGCTTGCAATTCATTCATCTAGAGTTTCAAAAACTAATAACCATaccag TGAGATCCATATTCCCAGGAACATATCATGCCCCGTCTCACCCATTGGAAGCCCTCTATTGCACTCAAGGTCACCACCACACCTAAATGGAAGAATGTCACCTTCACCTATATCTAGCCCACATACTACTTCGGGCTCATCCACTCCTCTTACAGGTGGCAGTGGTGCCATTCCATTTATTCACATGAACCAGTCCATCAACTTGCAAGAGGGTTTTGGAGGAATTTCAAAGCCCTCGAATGGTCTTTATGTCAATGGTCCTTCGTCCTATCATGATTCATGTCCTGACATGTTTCGAGGGAAGCAGCCAGGATCTCATATCTTCTCGGAACTGATACCCTGCGAAAATGATGTTCTGGGAAAGCAGTTTGTAAGGCATGCCCACGCAGAGCAGTATGATGGACAATCAGTTTTAGCTGATCGGGTGTCTCGCCAACTCCTTAAGGATCATGTTAAGATGAACCTTAAACTGGATTTAAGTCCCAACTCTCCTTTGCCGAACCGCACAAATGGTGTCTAA